One Ficedula albicollis isolate OC2 chromosome Z, FicAlb1.5, whole genome shotgun sequence DNA window includes the following coding sequences:
- the CCL19 gene encoding C-C motif chemokine 19, protein MQCLHLLCLSLLLLGRILDVHGGNNVLDCCLRTRETPIPARIVQDYRLQLVQDGCNIPAAVFITTKDKRLCAPLHSPWVIRLQEKVDARRRKPQGK, encoded by the exons ATGCAGTGCCTCCATCTTCTCTGCCTCAGTCTCCTGTTGCTGGGACGTATCCTGGATG TGCACGGCGGGAACAACGTCCTCGACTGCTGCCTGCGGACAAGAGAGACGCCCATCCCGGCACGGATCGTGCAGGATTACCggctgcagctggtgcaggaCGGCTGCAACATCCCTGCTGCCGT ATTCATCACCACAAAGGACAAGCGCCTCTGTGCACCCCTCCATTCCCCGTGGGTGATTCGTCTCCAAGAGAAGGTGGATGCCAGGAGG AGGAAACCCCAGGGCAAGTAG
- the LOC101809697 gene encoding C-C motif chemokine 21, translated as MALRPFLLLLLLAATLLITQAQGIGSSASDCCLKHSRKAIPSSVVTSYRIQGPESGCLLPSVVFTTKRKRKICASPMDSAVQKLMQDLDKKAKNDKSSKKGQTQRPRRKPRKQRRQRA; from the exons ATGGCTCTCcgccccttcctgctgctgctgctgctggctgccaccCTCCTCATCACCCAGGCTCAAG GCATTGGAAGCTCAGCCTCGGACTGCTGCCTGAAGCACAGCCGGAAAGCCATCCCCAGCAGCGTGGTGACATCCTACCGCATACAGGGACCCGAGTCGGGATGTTTGCTTCCTTCTGTTGT gtTCACCaccaagaggaaaaggaaaatctgtgcCTCTCCCATGGACAGCGCTGTCCAGAAGTTGATGCAGGACCTGGACAAGAAGGCCAAGAATGACAAGAGCAGCAAGAAGGGGCAGACCCAGCGTCCCAGGCGGAAACCCAGGAAGCAGAGGCGGCAGCGGGCCTAA